The Hyphomicrobiales bacterium genome has a window encoding:
- a CDS encoding conserved hypothetical protein (Evidence 4 : Unknown function but conserved in other organisms) yields the protein MRDDDYESTFGASMLEHEDAEPRNPTNNPTMGELISQRFSRRGLLKGALAVSAISATVGTLALETAGEAQAQGAKSAFSFKEVEVGVDADHHVADGYEAQVLLRWGDPLTADAPAFDPAKQTPESQGKQFGYNNDFVGYVPIPGAADPSAHGLLFVNHEYTNPHLMFPGVVEMKDGKPVMKNATPERFAIEAMAHGATVAEIRKTGSQWALVRDSKYNRRITAATEMQLSGPVAGSERVKTNADASGRKVLGTLNNCSGALTPWGTFVSGEENFHGYFSGKLPEGHREEANYKRLAVPSSPYAWGRFEERFDLAREPNEANRFGWVIEVDPFDPNSVPKKRTAVGRFKHEGADMIVAKDGRVVAYLGDDERFDYVYKFVTVGRFDPNNRAANLDLLDSGTLYVAKFAADGTHEWLPLVFGQGPLTAANGFQNQADVLIEARRAGDLLGATKMDRPEDITPNPVTGKVYVMLTNNTSRKDGEVDAANPRAKNAFGHIIEIAEADGDHTATRGRWEILLKCGDPSVAAVGASFSTDTTKNGWFGMPDNAVVDSAGRLWVATDGNGIDVTGRTDGLWAVDTEGGARRTSKLFYRVPHGAELCGPCFTPDDTTAFVAVQHPGDDGPDWPEFGRRSYYEDLSTRWPDFKPDMPVRPSVVAITRKGGGKIGV from the coding sequence ATGCGCGACGACGACTATGAATCCACCTTCGGCGCCAGCATGCTGGAGCATGAGGATGCCGAGCCGCGCAATCCAACCAACAACCCGACCATGGGCGAGTTGATCTCGCAGCGTTTTTCGCGACGTGGATTGCTCAAGGGGGCGCTCGCCGTTTCGGCGATCTCGGCGACGGTGGGCACGCTTGCGCTTGAAACCGCCGGGGAGGCGCAGGCGCAAGGGGCAAAATCCGCCTTCTCCTTCAAGGAGGTCGAGGTCGGCGTCGATGCCGATCACCATGTCGCCGATGGCTACGAGGCGCAGGTGCTGCTGCGCTGGGGCGACCCGCTGACGGCCGATGCGCCGGCCTTCGATCCGGCGAAGCAGACGCCGGAATCTCAGGGCAAGCAGTTCGGCTACAACAACGACTTCGTCGGCTATGTGCCGATACCCGGTGCGGCCGACCCCTCGGCGCATGGGCTGCTCTTCGTGAACCACGAATACACCAACCCGCATCTGATGTTTCCGGGCGTCGTCGAGATGAAGGACGGCAAGCCGGTGATGAAGAACGCGACGCCGGAGCGCTTCGCGATCGAGGCGATGGCGCATGGCGCGACGGTCGCGGAAATCCGCAAGACCGGCAGCCAATGGGCGCTGGTCAGGGATTCCAAATATAACCGCCGCATCACCGCCGCGACCGAGATGCAGCTCTCCGGGCCGGTTGCCGGCAGCGAGCGGGTGAAGACCAATGCCGATGCCAGCGGGCGCAAGGTGCTGGGCACGCTCAACAACTGCTCGGGCGCGCTGACGCCCTGGGGTACTTTCGTCTCGGGCGAGGAGAACTTTCATGGCTATTTCTCCGGCAAGCTGCCGGAGGGGCATCGCGAGGAGGCGAACTACAAGCGCCTCGCCGTGCCGTCCTCTCCTTACGCCTGGGGCCGCTTCGAGGAGCGCTTCGATCTCGCCAGGGAGCCGAACGAGGCCAACCGCTTCGGCTGGGTGATCGAGGTCGACCCCTTCGATCCGAACTCGGTGCCCAAGAAGCGCACGGCGGTCGGCCGCTTCAAGCATGAGGGCGCCGACATGATCGTCGCCAAAGACGGGCGCGTGGTCGCCTATCTCGGCGACGATGAGCGCTTCGACTATGTCTACAAATTCGTGACAGTCGGCCGTTTCGATCCGAACAACCGCGCTGCCAATCTCGACCTGCTCGATTCCGGCACGCTCTACGTCGCCAAGTTCGCGGCGGACGGCACGCATGAATGGCTGCCGCTGGTCTTCGGGCAGGGGCCGCTCACCGCCGCCAATGGCTTCCAGAACCAGGCCGACGTGCTGATCGAGGCGCGTCGCGCCGGCGACCTGCTCGGCGCGACCAAGATGGACCGCCCCGAGGACATCACGCCCAACCCGGTGACGGGCAAGGTCTATGTGATGCTGACCAACAATACGAGCCGCAAGGACGGTGAGGTCGACGCCGCCAATCCGCGCGCCAAGAACGCCTTCGGCCATATCATCGAGATCGCCGAGGCCGATGGCGACCATACCGCGACCAGGGGGCGCTGGGAGATCCTGCTGAAATGCGGCGATCCGTCCGTGGCGGCGGTCGGCGCGAGCTTCTCGACCGATACGACCAAGAACGGCTGGTTCGGCATGCCCGACAATGCCGTGGTCGATTCCGCCGGGCGGCTCTGGGTCGCGACCGACGGCAACGGCATCGACGTGACCGGGCGCACCGACGGGCTCTGGGCGGTCGATACCGAGGGCGGCGCGCGCCGGACCTCGAAGCTGTTCTACCGCGTGCCGCATGGCGCGGAACTCTGCGGCCCCTGCTTCACGCCGGACGACACCACCGCCTTCGTCGCCGTGCAGCATCCCGGTGATGACGGGCCGGACTGGCCGGAATTCGGCCGCCGCTCCTATTACGAGGACCTCTCGACCCGCTGGCCGGACTTCAAGCCGGATATGCCGGTGCGGCCTTCAGTGGTGGCGATCACCCGGAAGGGCGGGGGGAAGATCGGGGTTTGA
- the cfxB gene encoding Fructose-bisphosphate aldolase 2 gives MARITLRQLLDHAAENDYGVPAFNINNMEQALAIMAAADATDAPVIIQASRGARSYANDIMLKHMMDAVTEIYPHIPVCVHLDHGNEPATCMTAIQAGFTSVMMDGSLKADGKTPGDWDYNVGVTKTVTEMSHLGGISVEGELGVLGSLESGEGEKEDGHGFEGKLSHDQLLTNPDEAVKFVAETKVDALAIAMGTSHGAYKFTRKPDGAILAMHVIEEIHKKLPNMHLVMHGSSSVPQDLQDIINQYGGKMPQTWGVPVEEIQRGIKHGVRKINIDTDNRMAMTGQIRKILSENPGEFDPRKYLKPAMEAMTKLCKQRLEEFNTAGQASKIKRVITLAEMAKRYAKGELDPTFGAKKAA, from the coding sequence GTGGCCCGTATCACGCTTCGCCAGTTGCTCGATCATGCCGCCGAGAACGACTACGGCGTGCCCGCCTTCAACATCAACAACATGGAGCAGGCGCTGGCGATCATGGCGGCTGCCGACGCGACCGACGCGCCGGTCATCATCCAGGCCTCGCGCGGCGCCCGTTCCTACGCGAACGACATCATGCTCAAGCACATGATGGACGCCGTGACCGAGATCTATCCGCATATCCCGGTCTGCGTGCATCTCGACCACGGCAACGAGCCGGCGACCTGCATGACCGCGATCCAGGCCGGCTTCACCTCGGTCATGATGGACGGCTCGCTCAAGGCCGACGGCAAGACGCCGGGCGACTGGGACTACAATGTCGGCGTCACCAAGACCGTCACCGAGATGTCCCATCTCGGCGGCATCTCGGTCGAGGGCGAGCTCGGCGTGCTCGGCTCGCTGGAATCCGGCGAAGGCGAGAAGGAGGACGGCCACGGCTTCGAGGGCAAGCTCAGCCATGACCAGCTCCTGACCAACCCCGACGAGGCCGTAAAGTTCGTCGCCGAGACCAAGGTCGATGCGCTCGCCATCGCCATGGGCACCTCGCACGGCGCCTACAAGTTCACCCGCAAGCCCGACGGCGCGATCCTGGCGATGCATGTCATCGAGGAGATCCACAAGAAGCTGCCGAACATGCATCTCGTCATGCACGGCTCGTCCAGCGTTCCGCAGGACCTCCAGGACATCATCAACCAGTATGGCGGCAAGATGCCCCAGACCTGGGGCGTGCCGGTCGAGGAGATCCAGCGCGGCATCAAGCACGGCGTGCGCAAGATCAATATCGACACCGACAACCGCATGGCGATGACCGGCCAGATCCGCAAGATCCTGTCGGAGAACCCGGGCGAATTCGACCCGCGCAAGTATCTGAAGCCCGCCATGGAAGCGATGACCAAGCTCTGCAAGCAGCGCCTTGAGGAGTTCAACACCGCCGGCCAGGCCTCGAAGATCAAGCGCGTCATCACGCTGGCCGAGATGGCTAAGCGCTACGCCAAGGGCGAACTCGACCCGACCTTCGGAGCCAAGAAGGCGGCGTAA
- the pgk gene encoding phosphoglycerate kinase: MTAFRTLDDADLAGKRVLVRVDLNVPMEDGKVSDTTRIDRILPTIREIADKGGKVVLLAHFGRPKGRDDKNSLKQVVPALTQALGRPVAFVEDCIGEPVAKALAAAKNGDVLLLENTRFHAGDEKNDAEFVKALAANGDVYVNDAFSAAHRAHASTEGLAHVLPAYAGRTMQAELEALSAGLDNPARPVMAIVGGAKVSTKLDLLGNLVKKVDVLAIGGGMANTFLAARGINVGKSLCEHDLLGTAREIEEKAKAAGCEILLPVDVLVAREFKAHPSYRVVPVDGVEADEMILDAGPLSIAEVVLRLDKVKTLVWNGPFGAFELPPFDTATVAVAKAAAKRVKAGELVAVAGGGDTVSAMNHAGVADDLTYISTAGGAFLEWMEGKALPGVEALRKA; the protein is encoded by the coding sequence ATGACCGCTTTCCGCACCCTCGACGACGCCGACCTTGCCGGTAAGCGCGTTCTCGTCCGCGTCGACCTCAACGTCCCGATGGAGGACGGCAAGGTCAGCGACACCACCCGCATCGACCGCATCCTGCCGACGATCCGCGAGATCGCCGACAAGGGCGGCAAGGTCGTCCTTCTCGCCCATTTCGGCCGCCCGAAGGGCCGTGACGACAAGAACAGCCTGAAGCAGGTCGTGCCGGCGCTGACGCAGGCGCTCGGCCGCCCCGTCGCCTTCGTCGAAGACTGCATCGGCGAGCCCGTCGCCAAGGCGCTGGCCGCCGCGAAGAACGGCGACGTGCTGCTGCTGGAGAACACCCGCTTCCACGCCGGGGACGAGAAGAACGACGCGGAGTTCGTCAAGGCGCTCGCCGCCAATGGCGATGTCTATGTCAACGACGCCTTCTCGGCCGCCCACCGCGCCCATGCCTCGACCGAGGGCCTCGCCCATGTGCTGCCGGCCTATGCCGGGCGCACCATGCAGGCGGAGCTCGAAGCTCTCTCGGCCGGCCTCGACAACCCGGCCCGGCCGGTGATGGCGATCGTCGGCGGCGCCAAGGTCTCCACCAAGCTCGATCTGCTCGGCAACCTCGTGAAGAAGGTCGATGTCCTCGCCATCGGCGGCGGCATGGCCAACACCTTCCTCGCCGCCCGCGGCATCAATGTCGGCAAGTCGCTCTGCGAGCATGACCTGCTCGGCACCGCCCGCGAGATCGAGGAGAAGGCCAAGGCCGCCGGCTGCGAGATCCTGCTGCCGGTCGACGTGCTGGTGGCGCGCGAGTTCAAGGCGCATCCGAGCTACCGGGTCGTGCCGGTCGACGGCGTCGAAGCCGACGAGATGATCCTCGATGCCGGCCCGCTCTCGATCGCCGAGGTCGTGCTGCGGCTCGACAAGGTGAAGACGCTGGTCTGGAACGGGCCGTTCGGCGCCTTCGAGCTGCCGCCCTTCGACACCGCGACCGTCGCCGTCGCCAAGGCCGCAGCCAAGCGCGTCAAGGCCGGCGAACTCGTCGCAGTCGCCGGCGGCGGCGACACCGTCTCGGCCATGAACCATGCCGGCGTCGCGGACGACCTCACCTATATCTCGACAGCCGGCGGCGCCTTCCTCGAATGGATGGAAGGCAAGGCCCTGCCGGGCGTCGAGGCGCTGCGGAAAGCCTGA
- a CDS encoding conserved hypothetical protein (Evidence 4 : Unknown function but conserved in other organisms) produces MAKIEPTVTSAATAELSAVTPPPPAFSPSPVAVTSAPSASAEVATKLEPRQLDQLSRIEEKAARIEEKFARYEAVLTRAEASLERSAHKVDAAAGTMDFAAIRNEIANLRDRVDATPRTGTLFMTAIVTAVLSVTLTILVLRFGVPGLFGSLLAR; encoded by the coding sequence ATGGCCAAGATCGAGCCGACTGTTACGTCCGCTGCAACCGCCGAGTTGTCTGCCGTGACGCCGCCGCCCCCCGCCTTCAGCCCCTCCCCCGTAGCCGTGACCTCCGCGCCGTCGGCCTCCGCCGAAGTCGCCACGAAGCTCGAGCCGCGCCAGCTCGACCAGCTCTCCCGCATCGAGGAGAAGGCCGCGCGTATCGAGGAGAAGTTCGCCCGCTACGAGGCCGTGCTGACCCGCGCCGAAGCCTCGCTGGAGCGCAGCGCCCATAAGGTCGATGCCGCAGCCGGCACCATGGATTTCGCCGCCATCCGCAACGAGATCGCCAATCTGCGCGACCGCGTCGACGCGACCCCGCGTACCGGCACGCTGTTCATGACCGCCATCGTCACCGCCGTCCTCTCCGTCACCCTCACCATCCTGGTGCTAAGGTTCGGCGTGCCCGGCCTGTTCGGGAGCCTGCTGGCGCGATGA
- the epd gene encoding D-erythrose-4-phosphate dehydrogenase, with protein MTVKVAINGFGRIGRNVLRAIIESKRKDIEVVAINDLGPVETNAHLFRFDSVHGRFPGTVTVSGDTIDVGRGPIKVTAIRDPKDLPHKALGVDIALECTGFFTSKEKASAHLAAGAKRVLVSAPCDGADLTVVFGVNQHELTKDHLVVSNASCTTNCLAPVVRVLHDAVGIDKGFMTTIHAYTGDQPTLDTMHKDLYRGRAAALSMIPTSTGAAKAIGLVIPELKGRLDGTSVRVPTPNVSVVDFKFIAKRKTTVEKINEAIIKASKRGALKGILAVTDQPNVSIDFNHDPASSTFALDQTKVMDDKFVRVMSWYDNEWGFSNRMSDTAVAMGALL; from the coding sequence ATGACGGTTAAGGTGGCGATCAACGGCTTCGGCCGTATCGGGCGCAACGTTCTGCGCGCGATCATCGAGTCGAAGCGCAAGGATATCGAGGTCGTCGCGATCAATGATCTCGGCCCGGTCGAGACGAATGCTCACCTCTTCCGCTTCGACTCCGTCCATGGCCGCTTCCCCGGCACGGTGACCGTCTCCGGCGACACGATCGATGTCGGCCGCGGCCCGATCAAGGTCACCGCGATCCGCGACCCCAAGGACCTGCCGCACAAGGCGCTCGGCGTCGACATCGCGCTGGAATGTACCGGCTTCTTCACCAGCAAGGAGAAGGCGAGCGCCCATCTCGCCGCCGGCGCCAAGCGCGTCCTGGTCTCGGCCCCCTGCGACGGCGCCGACCTGACCGTCGTCTTCGGCGTCAACCAGCACGAGCTGACCAAGGATCATCTCGTGGTCTCCAACGCCTCCTGCACCACGAATTGCCTCGCGCCGGTCGTGCGCGTGCTGCATGACGCCGTCGGTATCGACAAGGGCTTCATGACCACAATCCATGCCTATACCGGCGACCAGCCGACGCTCGACACGATGCACAAGGATCTCTATCGCGGCCGCGCCGCCGCGCTCTCGATGATCCCGACCTCGACCGGCGCCGCCAAGGCGATCGGCCTCGTCATCCCCGAGCTCAAGGGCCGTCTCGACGGCACCTCGGTGCGCGTGCCGACCCCGAACGTCTCGGTCGTCGACTTCAAGTTCATCGCGAAGCGCAAGACCACGGTCGAGAAGATCAACGAGGCCATCATCAAGGCGTCGAAGCGTGGCGCGCTGAAGGGCATCCTCGCCGTCACCGACCAGCCGAACGTCTCGATCGACTTCAACCACGATCCGGCATCCTCGACCTTCGCGCTCGACCAGACCAAGGTCATGGACGACAAGTTCGTGCGCGTGATGTCCTGGTACGACAACGAGTGGGGCTTCTCGAACCGCATGAGCGACACGGCCGTCGCCATGGGCGCCCTGCTCTGA
- the tkt gene encoding Transketolase 1, translating to MTSIDRAQHDKLANAIRGLAMDGVEKAKSGHPGLPMGAADIAAVLFTRVMKYDAADPRWPDRDRFVLSAGHGSMLLYALLYLTGAPEMALDDLKAFRQLESKTPGHPENFMTAGVETTTGPLGQGLATAVGMAMAERMLAAEFGKKVVDHHTYVLASDGDLMEGISQEAIALAGHQKLNKLIVLWDDNGISIDGPLSITDNVDQVARFKACGWRSERVDGHDPEAIEAAIRRAQKSNKPTMIACKTVIGFGAPKKAGTSKAHGEPLGAEELAAAKQKLGIAGGAFEVAADVLKAWRGFGAAGAAAHKDWSERFAALSERKRGEFDRRLGHGIPAKLDKAILAHKKALIAAPQAVATRKASELALEAITPVMPELVMGSADLTPSNNTRTKAAEDFTPKTPKGRYVRYGIREHGMAAAMNGITLHGGFRTAGGTFLVFADYARPSMRLAALMGLPVVYVMTHDSIGLGEDGPTHQPVEQIASLRAMPNMRVFRPADAIETAEAWQAALERTDGPTVLALSRQNLPQLRTDATAKNRSATGAYELLAAEGGKAQVSLFASGSEVELAVAARKLLAEKGVRARVVSVPSLELLLQQDEATQAAIVGSAPVKVAVEAGVRFGWDAVIGHDGAFVGMHSFGASGPYKEVYKHFGITAEAIADAAMKKHNA from the coding sequence ATGACCAGCATCGACCGCGCCCAGCACGACAAGCTCGCCAACGCCATCCGTGGCCTGGCGATGGACGGCGTCGAGAAGGCCAAGTCCGGCCACCCCGGCCTGCCGATGGGCGCCGCCGACATTGCCGCCGTGCTGTTCACCCGCGTGATGAAATACGACGCCGCCGATCCGCGCTGGCCGGACCGCGACCGCTTCGTGCTCTCGGCCGGCCACGGCTCGATGCTGCTCTATGCCCTGCTCTATCTCACCGGCGCTCCGGAGATGGCGCTCGACGACCTCAAGGCCTTCCGCCAGCTCGAGTCGAAGACCCCCGGCCACCCCGAGAACTTCATGACCGCCGGCGTCGAGACCACCACCGGCCCGCTCGGCCAGGGTCTCGCCACCGCCGTCGGCATGGCGATGGCCGAGCGCATGCTCGCTGCCGAGTTCGGCAAGAAGGTCGTCGACCACCATACTTACGTGCTGGCCTCCGACGGCGACCTGATGGAAGGCATCAGCCAGGAAGCGATCGCGCTCGCCGGCCATCAGAAGCTCAACAAGCTGATCGTGCTCTGGGACGACAACGGCATCTCGATCGACGGCCCGCTCTCGATCACCGACAATGTCGACCAGGTCGCGCGCTTCAAGGCCTGCGGCTGGCGCTCCGAGCGTGTCGATGGCCATGATCCCGAGGCCATCGAGGCCGCGATCCGCCGCGCCCAGAAGTCGAACAAGCCGACCATGATCGCCTGCAAGACCGTGATCGGCTTCGGCGCGCCGAAGAAGGCCGGCACCTCCAAGGCCCATGGCGAGCCGCTCGGCGCCGAGGAGCTTGCCGCCGCCAAGCAGAAGCTCGGCATCGCCGGCGGCGCCTTCGAGGTCGCGGCCGACGTTCTGAAGGCCTGGCGCGGCTTCGGCGCCGCCGGCGCCGCCGCGCACAAGGACTGGAGCGAGCGCTTCGCCGCCCTCTCCGAGCGCAAGCGCGGGGAATTCGACCGCCGTCTCGGCCATGGCATCCCGGCCAAGCTCGACAAGGCGATCCTCGCCCACAAGAAGGCCCTGATCGCAGCACCGCAGGCGGTCGCGACCCGCAAGGCCTCGGAACTGGCGCTGGAAGCCATCACCCCGGTCATGCCGGAGCTGGTGATGGGCTCGGCCGATCTCACGCCCTCGAACAACACCCGCACCAAGGCTGCCGAGGACTTCACGCCGAAGACTCCGAAGGGCCGCTATGTCCGCTACGGCATCCGCGAGCACGGCATGGCCGCCGCGATGAACGGCATCACCCTGCATGGCGGCTTCCGCACGGCCGGCGGCACCTTCCTCGTCTTCGCCGATTATGCCCGCCCGTCGATGCGCCTCGCCGCTCTCATGGGTCTGCCGGTCGTCTACGTCATGACCCATGACTCGATCGGGCTCGGCGAGGACGGCCCGACCCACCAGCCGGTCGAGCAGATCGCCTCGCTGCGGGCCATGCCGAACATGCGCGTCTTCCGCCCGGCCGACGCCATCGAGACCGCCGAAGCCTGGCAGGCCGCGCTGGAGCGCACCGACGGCCCGACGGTCCTCGCCCTGTCGCGCCAGAACCTGCCGCAGCTGCGCACCGACGCCACGGCCAAGAACCGCTCCGCCACCGGCGCCTACGAGCTGCTAGCCGCCGAGGGCGGCAAGGCCCAGGTCTCGCTCTTCGCCTCCGGCTCCGAGGTCGAGCTCGCCGTCGCCGCACGCAAGCTGCTCGCCGAGAAGGGCGTGCGCGCCCGCGTAGTCTCGGTGCCGTCGCTCGAGCTTCTGCTGCAGCAGGACGAGGCCACCCAGGCCGCGATCGTCGGTTCCGCCCCGGTCAAGGTCGCGGTCGAGGCCGGCGTGCGCTTCGGCTGGGATGCGGTGATCGGCCATGACGGCGCGTTCGTCGGCATGCATTCTTTCGGGGCGAGCGGCCCCTACAAGGAGGTCTACAAGCACTTCGGCATCACGGCGGAGGCGATCGCCGACGCTGCGATGAAGAAGCACAACGCCTGA
- a CDS encoding conserved hypothetical protein (Evidence 4 : Unknown function but conserved in other organisms), with the protein MVASLMLDNALARLDSALGQLEAAARRRVEAERGRGNLETELALMQDDRARLAADLDGAMARLGHVETAAADVDQRLQRAMNVIGAVIERVQAQQPVEEPEPEHEAS; encoded by the coding sequence ATGGTGGCGAGCCTGATGCTGGACAATGCGCTGGCGCGTCTGGACAGCGCCTTGGGGCAGCTCGAGGCGGCGGCGCGGCGGCGGGTCGAGGCGGAACGCGGCCGGGGCAATCTCGAAACCGAGCTGGCGCTGATGCAGGACGATCGGGCGCGGCTCGCGGCCGATCTCGACGGCGCGATGGCGCGGCTCGGTCATGTCGAGACGGCGGCGGCCGATGTCGACCAGCGGCTGCAGCGCGCCATGAACGTCATCGGCGCGGTGATCGAGCGGGTGCAGGCACAGCAGCCGGTCGAGGAGCCCGAACCCGAGCACGAAGCAAGCTAG
- a CDS encoding Cell division protein ZapA, with product MPQVNVMISGKAYRMACGEGEEAHLEGLARFYDEKIGEMRQAFGEIGDMRLHVMAALMVADEVHELKQRLARLEADLAATQGDAGAADRRLNEVEDRAAEALVAAAERIEGVAKSLIPTAVG from the coding sequence ATGCCGCAAGTCAACGTCATGATCTCCGGCAAGGCCTATCGCATGGCCTGCGGTGAGGGTGAGGAGGCCCATCTGGAGGGGCTTGCCCGGTTCTACGACGAGAAGATCGGCGAGATGCGGCAGGCTTTCGGCGAGATCGGCGATATGCGGCTGCATGTGATGGCGGCTCTGATGGTGGCCGACGAGGTCCATGAATTGAAGCAGAGGCTGGCGAGGCTCGAAGCGGATCTCGCCGCGACGCAGGGTGACGCCGGGGCGGCCGACAGGCGTCTGAACGAAGTCGAGGATCGGGCGGCGGAAGCGCTGGTCGCGGCGGCCGAGCGGATCGAGGGCGTGGCGAAGAGCCTGATCCCGACGGCGGTGGGGTAG